In the Henningerozyma blattae CBS 6284 chromosome 8, complete genome genome, one interval contains:
- the TBLA0H01340 gene encoding uncharacterized protein (similar to Saccharomyces cerevisiae YDR134C (Scer_YGOB_YDR134C) and CCW12 (YLR110C); ancestral locus Anc_8.301): protein MLFFLYMLFVLGGGIFFLYLSLYNFIFLFQFQFNYHFFVFICQLSIKSDILQQKFQKYPHINNSKKMKASTLIQLTPLMVAAVNGQMTPAPGNETVTVTRLETTMVTITSCQESICSTIVSPAIKSTQTVEVDGVVTEFTTFCPIPSSESPAHFTNTTSCEGAMCAPTSFGNDTAIHTTGPQATEIPCIGISLVLQVLRSQSSVPSAPGVAPGVAGTASSRCRWYCCSRCRWYCCSRCSRCSRCSRCRSRCRPRYCCSRCCWYCCSRCPRCNFSSYCIHFTCYSTVPWCCRWW from the coding sequence ATGctttttttcctttataTGTTATTTGTTCTTGGTGGaggaattttttttttgtatttaagcttgtataattttattttcttgtttcaattccaattcaattatcatttttttgttttcatCTGTCAACTCTCAATAAAATCAGATATTCTTCAGCaaaagtttcaaaaatatccTCATATCAACAACtccaaaaaaatgaaagcTAGTACTTTAATCCAATTGACCCCACTTATGGTTGCCGCTGTCAACGGTCAAATGACCCCTGCTCCTGGTAATGAAACCGTTACTGTCACAAGATTAGAAACTACCATGGTAACTATCACCAGTTGTCAAGAAAGCATTTGTTCTACAATTGTTTCTCCAGCTATTAAATCCACTCAAACTGTAGAAGTTGATGGTGTAGTTACTGAATTCACAACTTTCTGCCCAATTCCTTCTTCCGAATCTCCAGCTCACTTTACCAATACTACTAGCTGTGAAGGTGCTATGTGTGCACCAACCTCCTTTGGTAACGACACTGCCATTCATACTACAGGTCCACAGGCTACTGAAATCCCATGCATTGGTATCAGCTTAGTCCTCCAGGTCCTCAGGTCTCAGTCCTCAGTNCCCAGCGCTCCAGGTGTCGCTCCAGGTGTCGCTGGTACTGCTAGCTCCAGGTGTCGCTGGTACTGCTGCTCCAGGTGTCGCTGGTACTGCTGCTCCAGGTGCTCCAGGTGCTCCAGGTGCTCCAGGTGTCGCTCCAGGTGTCGCCCCAGGTACTGTTGCTCCAGGTGTTGCTGGTACTGCTGCTCCAGGTGCCCCAGGTGCAACTTCTCCAGCTACTGTATCCACTTCACATGTTATTCCACAGTTCCATGGTGCTGCCGCTGGTGGTAA
- the AHP1 gene encoding thioredoxin peroxidase AHP1 (similar to Saccharomyces cerevisiae AHP1 (YLR109W); ancestral locus Anc_8.300) produces MSEYLNKALPVGDYKFQYISILPTDPEAEACKLPTTTTWAKFIKENKTVVITGAPAAFSPTCSVSHIPGYVAKLKDLEAKGVDQVVVLTVDNPFANQAWAKSLGVKDTTHIKFGSDASCKFMKSLGMEWKLDEDVFWSGRWTIIVKDGIVTYAGKEANPGTDVTVSSIESALANL; encoded by the coding sequence ATGtctgaatatttaaacaaaGCCTTACCAGTCGGAGACTACAAATTCCAATACATTTCTATCTTACCTACTGATCCAGAAGCTGAAGCTTGTAAGTTACCAACCACAACCACCTGGGCCAAGTTCATTAAGGAAAACAAAACTGTTGTCATTACTGGTGCTCCAGCTGCCTTTTCCCCAACTTGTTCTGTAAGCCATATCCCAGGTTATGTTGCcaaattgaaagatttagaaGCTAAAGGTGTTGATCAAGTTGTTGTCTTGACTGTTGATAACCCATTTGCTAATCAAGCTTGGGCCAAGAGTTTGGGTGTTAAAGATACTACCCACATTAAGTTTGGTTCTGATGCTTCTTGTAAATTCATGAAGAGTTTGGGTATGGAATGGaaattagatgaagatgtCTTTTGGTCTGGTAGATGGACTATCATTGTTAAGGATGGTATTGTTACCTATGCCGGCAAGGAAGCTAACCCAGGTACTGATGTAACTGTTTCTTCTATTGAATCAGCTTTAGCTAACttataa
- the HOG1 gene encoding mitogen-activated protein kinase HOG1 (similar to Saccharomyces cerevisiae HOG1 (YLR113W); ancestral locus Anc_8.302), translating to MSGNEEFIRTQIFGTVFEITNRYTDLNPVGMGAFGLVCSANDTLTNQPVAIKKIMKPFSTAVLAKRTYRELKLMKHLTHENLICLQDIFLSPLEDIYFVTELQGTDLHRLLQTRPLEKQFVQYFLYQILRGLKYVHSAGVIHRDLKPSNILINENCDLKICDFGLARIQDPQMTGYVSTRYYRAPEIMLTWQKYDTEVDIWSAGCIFVEMIEGKPLFPGKDHVHQFSIITDLLGSPPPDVINTICSENTLKFVTSLPHRNPVPFNERFNTLENDAIDLLEKMLIFDPKKRITASDALAHPYLAPYHDPSDEPVAEHKFDWHFNDADLPVDTWRVMMYSEILDFHKIGGENGQIDTTATFDDQVAAATAAAAAATAAAQAQAHSQQHLQQQQQQLQQQKQQQLQHQQLQQQQQQQQQQLQHQQQHNNALNSIEDPNMQMHQGSQTNNDLQKQNNISNNTSNQDQILSYGDQAIQYANEFQQN from the coding sequence ATGTCAGGAAACgaagaatttattagaacCCAAATCTTTGGGACTGTCTTTGAAATCACAAACAGATATACTGACCTAAATCCTGTCGGTATGGGTGCCTTTGGTTTAGTCTGTTCTGCTAATGATACTTTAACAAATCAGCCAGTGGCAATCAAGAAAATCATGAAACCATTTTCTACTGCAGTCTTGGCCAAGAGAACTTATAGAGAATTAAAACTGATGAAACATTTGACGCATGAGAATTTGATTTGTTTACAAGACATCTTTTTGTCTCCTTTGgaagatatttattttgtcaCAGAGTTACAAGGTACCGATTTGCACCGTCTGCTACAAACTAGACCTTTAGAAAAGCAATTTGTGCAGTACTTCTTGTACCAGATCCTGAGGGGTTTAAAATACGTCCATTCAGCAGGTGTCATCCATAGAGATTTAAAACCAAGCAATATTctaattaatgaaaattgtGATTTAAAAATCTGTGATTTCGGTCTAGCTAGAATTCAAGATCCACAGATGACTGGGTACGTTTCAACAAGATACTACAGAGCCCCGGAAATCATGTTGACTTGGCAGAAGTATGATACCGAGGTGGATATTTGGTCTGCTGGGTGTATCTTTGTGGAAATGATTGAAGGTAAACCTTTATTTCCAGGTAAAGATCATGTTCATCAATTCTCTATTATAACTGATTTATTAGGTTCCCCACCACCAGATGTCATCAATACTATTTGCTCTGAAAACACTTTGAAATTTGTCACTTCCTTGCCACATAGAAATCCTGTTCCTTTCAATGAAAGGTTTAATACTTTAGAAAATGACGCTATAGATCTCTTAGAAAAAATGTTGATATTCGATCCTAAAAAGAGAATTACTGCCTCTGATGCCTTGGCTCATCCTTATTTAGCTCCTTATCACGATCCTAGTGACGAACCAGTTGCTGAACATAAATTCGATTGGCATTTCAATGATGCTGATTTACCTGTCGATACTTGGCGTGTAATGATGTATTCAGAAATTCTAGATTTCCATAAGATTGGTGGTGAAAATGGTCAAATCGACACAACTGCTACATTCGATGACCAAGTGGCCGCTGCTACTGCGGCGGCCGCCGCCGCTACCGCCGCAGCTCAAGCTCAAGCTCATTCACAACAACAtttacaacaacaacaacaacaattgcAACAACagaaacaacaacaattgcAACATCAACAATtgcaacagcaacagcagcaacaacaacaacagttGCAACATCAACAGCAACATAACAATGCACTAAATAGCATAGAAGACCCAAATATGCAAATGCATCAAGGCTCTCAGACTAATAATGATCTTCagaaacaaaataatatatcaaataatacatcCAATCAAGATCAGATATTAAGTTATGGTGACCAAGCTATTCAATATGCAAATGAATTCCAACAGAACTAA
- the FIN1 gene encoding Fin1p (similar to Saccharomyces cerevisiae FIN1 (YDR130C); ancestral locus Anc_8.297), which yields MDSERKAFQEIGNIVSIRELSNNTPTTKNNKLPISSLKKANATSIPTIHNPKSSININTNTFITPRHSLTVAKSDDTLKLGIQRQRQKQKQNSNKSSLNVYPIKNSLSPSSLSIPSLTSSSSNPIISNGTTTLQLSPIQSYKRNNSQGKKVGGDGSMSKLRAQLPHGLLSPNRDKLNKERSLLSSKEGEVSLLSSRESIKDKHLITAISGGNVNKKRGTSIATNTNHIPSIRREKLQSGKKNLFDQLTRENSLDEGKENENVKQIGKESINMIKKKVLFDLKKDTQSNIHFDNINTQLILTELQNIRLDNKTIKEQNRLLKEQNLQLQERQLRIYELLLKQDEMIRSLKNESSKDK from the coding sequence ATGGATTCTGAAAGAAAAGCATTCCAAGAGATTGGAAATATCGTCAGCATCAGGGAACTCTCTAATAATACCCCtactactaaaaataacaaGCTCCCCATTTCctcattaaaaaaagcaaaTGCTACCTCGATCCCTACAATCCATAATCCAAAATCATcaataaatatcaatacAAATACATTCATTACACCAAGACATTCATTAACTGTAGCTAAATCAGACGATACTTTAAAATTAGGTATCCAAAGACAAAggcaaaagcaaaagcaaaattctaataaatcttcCTTAAACGTATACCCTAtcaaaaattcattatcacCCTCATCCTTATCAATTCCTTCATTAACATCTAGTTCATCCAATCCAATTATATCAAATGGTACTACTACACTTCAATTATCACCAATTCAATcatataaaagaaataattctcAAGGAAAAAAAGTTGGCGGTGATGGTTCAATGTCTAAATTAAGAGCCCAATTGCCACACGGATTGTTATCTCCTAATAGAGACAAGTTGAATAAAGAAAGAAGTCTATTATCGAGTAAAGAGGGAGAAGTAAGTTTACTATCCAGTAGAGAAtctattaaagataaacaTCTTATAACTGCTATTAGCGGTGGTAACgtgaataaaaaaagaggGACTTCAATAGCAACCAACACCAATCACATACCTAGCATAAGAAGAGAGAAATTGCAAAGTggtaagaaaaatttatttgatcaATTGACAAGAGAAAATAGTCTTGACGAGGGAAAAGAGAATGAGAATGTTAAACAAATTGGTAAAGAAAGTATTAatatgataaagaaaaaagttttatttgatttgaaaaaagataCCCAATCAAATATACACTTTGATAATATCAACACACAATTGATACTGAcagaattacaaaatatacGACTTGATAACAAAACTATAAAGGAACAAAACCGACTTTTAAAAGAGCAAAACCTTCAACTACAGGAGAGACAACTTCGGATCTATGAGTTGTTATTGAAACAAGATGAGATGATACGATCTTTGAAGAACGAATCGAGCAAAGACAAATGA
- the SRN2 gene encoding ESCRT-I subunit protein SRN2 (similar to Saccharomyces cerevisiae SRN2 (YLR119W); ancestral locus Anc_8.315) yields MEQETQVPPLPPKETQAQQEPIDLHGNRYSVGQINETQFQDTLLIDNELQSLTSSTVSIPSTINTTKSLTLNSNIFIPKTVPLPEHSKLLNSEEIIKLNQDTHKLNNYINQLHKNSKINIIEEINIIKKKFQDLEVKFNKLDIEKNEVLSQKLSNLQIIESTYIKKLQDFNSQIHDQYSNESMKKKLEKQIREIDEESEIIERNITKNIESSDKDQTMDEMIDKFLDSRCRYHLRAQKLATWNVQGNLKV; encoded by the coding sequence ATGGAACAAGAAACTCAAGTCCCACCACTTCCTCCAAAAGAAACTCAAGCTCAACAAGAGCCAATTGACTTACATGGAAATAGATATTCTGTTGGACAAATAAATGAAACGCAATTCCAAGATACgttattaattgataacGAATTGCAAAGTCTTACTTCATCAACAGTATCTATTCCTTCTACAATTAATACAACTAAAAGTCTTACATTAAATTCCAACATATTTATACCGAAAACTGTTCCATTACCTGAGCATAGTAAACTTTTAAACAGTGAAgaaataatcaaattaaatcaaGATACCCACAAattaaataactatataaaTCAACTTcataaaaatagtaaaattaatatcattgaagagataaatataattaagaaaaaattccaagatTTAGAAGTTAAGTTTAACAAActtgatattgaaaaaaatgaagtaTTAAGCCAAAAACTTTCaaatttacaaattatAGAGAGTacttatataaaaaaattacaagattTTAATAGTCAGATTCATGATCAATATAGTAATGAAagtatgaaaaaaaaactggAGAAACAAATTAGGGAGATTGATGAAGAAAGTGAAATCattgaaagaaatataacaaaaaatatcGAATCTTCTGATAAAGATCAAACTATGGATGAAAtgattgataaatttttggaTAGTAGATGTAGATATCATTTACGAGCTCAAAAATTGGCCACTTGGAATGTACAAGGAAATTTGaaagtttaa
- the LCL2 gene encoding Lcl2p (similar to Saccharomyces cerevisiae YLR104W; ancestral locus Anc_8.293) → MQFQKVLYGLAMTTLTHAFFFGHQQQQQQQQQQQQREISYEEDFLNNECDGYLCPDTLACVKSSKDCPCQFPSSQLRCVMPDGNYICISKPALNDIDLVKAYDDPVNGPLKEISTLGIVVGQEKHIKVWYSVIQYHIA, encoded by the coding sequence atgCAATTCCAAAAGGTGTTATATGGTCTAGCCATGACCACATTAACACATGCTTTTTTCTTTGGTCATCAACAGCAGCAACagcagcaacaacaacaacaacaaagaGAAATATCTTATGAAGAGGATTTCTTAAACAACGAGTGTGATGGTTATTTATGTCCAGATACACTTGCATGTGTCAAATCATCTAAGGATTGTCCTTGTCAATTTCCCAGTTCTCAACTAAGATGTGTGATGCCCGATGGTAATTACATTTGTATTTCAAAACCAGCTTTGAATGATATAGATTTGGTAAAGGCATACGACGATCCAGTTAATGGTCCACTAAAAGAAATAAGTACGTTAGGGATTGTGGTTGGGCAAGAAAAGCATATCAAGGTTTGGTATAGTGTAATACAATACCATATAGCATAG
- the RUB1 gene encoding NEDD8 family protein RUB1 (similar to Saccharomyces cerevisiae RUB1 (YDR139C); ancestral locus Anc_8.311), translating into MFIKVKTLTGKEIPIEVLPEDKVFHIKELLEQKEGIPPSQLRLIFQGKQMYVFKKIIYFYYVFYLLQISFY; encoded by the coding sequence atGTTTATTAAGGTTAAAACTTTAACAGGTAAAGAAATTCCTATCGAAGTTCTACCAGAAGATAAAGTTTTTCACATCAAAGAGTTATTGGAACAAAAAGAAGGTATCCCACCATCTCAACTaagattaatttttcaaggTAAACAAATGTAtgtattcaaaaaaattatttatttctattacgttttttatttattacaaatttctttttactaa
- the TBLA0H01290 gene encoding uncharacterized protein (similar to Saccharomyces cerevisiae MKC7 (YDR144C) and YPS1 (YLR120C); ancestral locus Anc_8.318) codes for MKDHAILLALLALINVSISDPIPPVENSNNDGKVNSVNSNFLKLGFEKFYADSINDIVIEYDNDTDDYRLQKRDSIIDLKESKPYVNLIKRNDGYEEIQIINQQSFYSVNLRIGTPAQSITVLVDTGSSDLWVTGSDNPYCKSNSGKSTNLLTPTDSDSDSDSDSQPDLESGSSSGNNDGDDGSILSWFEKFKFWKNNNKQEEVAKKNIVIIDDVLQIKNAQADSEKPDWNPFGWGSTATATTGGNSGYQTMSLDPSQATINCDTYGTFDIEDSSTFQSNKTSFAIRYADTSYATGEWGRDVLTFSDGLNVTGLSFAVANQTNSTVGVLGIGLPQLEVTYSGVYQSTKPYIYDNFPLVLKNSGAIHKSVYSLYLNKQNAKNGNVLFGAVDHSQYEGDTLYTVPLVNGDSSSGYSTPIEFDITLQGLGVTDNTNNYTVTTTQIVALLDSGTTLTYFPKDMLNLLAKTINASYSDALGYYVMNCPDSDDNTQIVFDFGGFHINANLTNFVLSSASGKCVLGLLPYNGNSAILGDMFLTHAYVVYNLDDLEISMAQANYDNSNEDIEVITSTVPNAVKAPGYSYTYSTSKSIVSGGNIFGSTTYSINPSSSNSGDSHDSTSTVQGTGSTSSRISTRTTSKTKQANDASNLFSPTNSLFTLLFTFICTLLV; via the coding sequence ATGAAAGATCATGCCATTCTATTAGCTTTATTAGCTTTAATTAATGTTTCTATATCGGATCCTATCCCACCCGTTGAAAACTCGAATAATGATGGTAAAGTAAATTCagttaattcaaatttcttgaaattaggttttgaaaaattttatgctgattcaattaatgataTAGTTATCGAATATGATAATGACACCGACGATTATCGTTTACAAAAGAGAGACTCCATTATAGATTTGAAAGAGTCAAAACCATATgtcaatttaataaaaagaaacgaTGGTTatgaagaaattcaaattataaatcaACAATCATTTTATTCTGTCAATTTAAGAATTGGTACACCAGCACAATCAATTACAGTCTTGGTAGATACTGGGTCATCAGATCTTTGGGTCACGGGTTCTGATAATCCTTATTGTAAGAGCAATAGTGGTAAATCGACTAACCTTTTGACTCCTACAGATTCAGATTCAGACTCTGATTCGGATTCACAACCAGATCTAGAAAGTGGATCTTCAAGTGGCAATAATGATGGTGATGATGGCTCAATTTTATCTtggtttgaaaaattcaaattttggaaaaataataataaacaagaagaagttgcgaagaaaaatattgtaattattgatgatgTTTTACAAATCAAAAATGCACAAGCAGATTCAGAAAAACCAGATTGGAATCCCTTCGGTTGGGGGTCTACTGCTACGGCCACTACAGGTGGTAATAGTGGCTATCAAACAATGTCCCTAGATCCATCTCAGGCGACTATTAATTGTGATACTTATGGTActtttgatattgaagattCTTCCACTTTCCAATCCAATAAAACTTCATTTGCCATCCGTTATGCTGATACTTCTTATGCTACTGGTGAATGGGGTCGTGATGTTTTAACTTTTTCAGATGGGTTAAATGTTACTGGTCTTTCCTTTGCTGTGGCAAATCAAACAAACTCCACAGTGGGCGTCTTGGGGATTGGCTTGCCTCAATTAGAAGTCACTTACTCCGGTGTATATCAATCTACAAAACCTTATATCTATGATAATTTCCCATTAgtgttgaaaaattcagGTGCCATCCATAAAAGTGtttattcattatatttaaataaacaaaatgCTAAAAATGGTAATGTTTTATTCGGTGCTGTTGATCATTCACAATACGAAGGTGATACTTTATATACCGTCCCATTAGTTAATGGTGATTCTTCATCTGGTTATTCTACTCCAATTGAATTCGATATCACTTTACAAGGTCTTGGTGTTACcgataatacaaataattatactGTGACAACTACTCAAATCGTGGCATTATTGGATTCCGGTACCACATTAACTTATTTCCCAAAAGATATGCTAAATCTATTAgcaaaaacaattaatgcCTCTTATTCCGATGCTTTGGGCTATTACGTCATGAACTGTCCAGATTCTGATGATAATACTCAAATTGTATTTGATTTCGGTGGATTCCATATTAATGCCAATCTAActaattttgttttatcaTCTGCTTCTGGTAAATGTGTCTTAGGTTTATTACCATATAATGGTAATTCTGCCATTTTAGGTGATATGTTTTTAACTCATGCTTATGTTGTCTATAATTTGGatgatttggaaatttCAATGGCTCAAGCTAATTATGATAATAGTaatgaagatattgaagTTATCACATCTACCGTTCCAAATGCTGTGAAGGCTCCAGGTTATTCTTATACTTATTCTACTTCTAAATCAATTGTTTCTGGTGGTAATATCTTCGGGTCTACTACCTATTCAATAAAtccatcttcatcaaattcaGGAGATAGCCATGATTCCACCAGTACTGTTCAAGGTACTGGTTCAACCTCTTCTCGTATCAGTACCCGTACTACTTCAAAGACAAAACAAGCAAATGATGCCTCGAATTTGTTCAGTCCTACGAATTCTTTATTCACTTTATTATTCACATTCATTTGTACTTTACTCGTTTGA
- the RGP1 gene encoding Rgp1p (similar to Saccharomyces cerevisiae RGP1 (YDR137W); ancestral locus Anc_8.304), protein MHIHRIDTFLITENVRVEIVYESNPYFAGDPIVAVIRLRHLGSKQELESLIKKQEDLTIRPNSESGQNNNNDDKSSTSHRRTRSTHSNISDHQSLTSHSITDVQEEEEQQQSWGKVRSIFNAFRGSLDAGYNRPVNLDETLKKERQLKRLMKYHQPVTLLSGFIQVSGMFQYDSTVIDRNKLKKLNTKIVGLDSLNSNILPLNNNSINYTSSFFKAPQLASEINAQDLSRYLTSDYDSVTSGFYKSNNSQSMIIDGNDVAFVLSSPNSEYNIQQIPTLLIPQTLLFTELTLEAGELKVFRFKTDSLPVDICPTYTKSQSLSISYSLDFGVTKLSNDDMEKFQVKVPISIGPFVNNKGKEYTCIIDREPLIMEPGYIKNIKSPQVQRKVSIASTISSVPAARRNSFLVNAREANDNLERLKTNFIKLVESNKDNSHHIEELVDKQIELQFGSLDSFEDDSEGDLNGTNFQSKRKKKKNTVRDNISNISVTLGDGTITTQEGNNFKDKLIPQLNDLQRMYKINNNGMSIATLKLAKEFYNNSEDVDLILELNPEFAENNRISAATAALEIIEALNPKFVMDGYQKNSNNQVTHIADSHALSFDKCTTIPFKLILPRTPMNQISSQFSSDIFQVKMMISLRFIIITNNSETPIIFKNFEDKNGILYHSSDSLEGDEFSCRVPLPFLPSDHAFGGW, encoded by the coding sequence ATGCATATCCATAGAATTGATACATTCCTTATAACTGAAAATGTTCGTGTAGAAATAGTTTATGAATCAAACCCTTATTTTGCTGGTGATCCTATAGTGGCAGTTATTAGATTAAGACATCTGGGTTCCAAACAAGAATTAGAgtctttaattaaaaaacaaGAGGACTTAACGATTAGACCAAACAGCGAATCTGGtcaaaataacaataatgatgataaatcTTCGACTAGTCATCGCCGAACCCGCTCTACTCATTCTAATATTAGTGATCATCAAAGTCTAACTAGCCATAGCATAACCGATGTACAAGAGGAAGAAGAGCAGCAACAATCCTGGGGTAAGGTAAGATCTATTTTTAATGCCTTTAGAGGTAGTTTGGATGCTGGATATAATAGACCAGTAAACCTGGACGAAACTCTGAAAAAAGAACGTCAATTGAAAAGGCTTATGAAATACCATCAACCTGTAACACTATTATCTGGATTTATCCAAGTATCTGGTATGTTTCAATATGATTCTACAGTTATTGatagaaataaattgaaaaaattgaatacaAAAATTGTTGGTTtagattctttaaattcgAATATCTTACCTTTGAATAATAACTCTATAAATTATACATCAAGTTTTTTCAAAGCACCACAATTAGCATCAGAAATCAATGCTCAAGATTTATCACGGTATTTGACATCCGATTATGATTCGGTGACAAGCGGATTTTATAAGTCAAACAATTCACAATCTATGATTATCGACGGCAATGACGTGGCATTTGTATTATCTAGCCCGAACTCAgaatataatattcaacAGATACCAACGTTATTGATCCCACAGACGTTACTATTCACTGAGTTAACTTTAGAAGCGGGTGaattaaaagtatttagATTCAAGACTGACTCACTTCCTGTTGATATTTGCCCCACATATACAAAATCACAATCTCTATCAATTAGTTATTCATTAGATTTTGGTGTAACGAAGTTATCTAATGATGATATGGAGAAATTTCAAGTTAAAGTACCAATTAGTATAGGACCATTcgttaataataaaggtAAAGAATATACATGTATTATAGATCGAGAACCATTAATCATGGAACCTGggtatattaaaaatattaagtCGCCACAAGTTCAAAGAAAAGTTTCAATTGCTTCTACTATTTCCAGTGTCCCAGCTGCTAGAAGAAATTCATTCCTAGTTAATGCGAGAGAAgctaatgataatttagaaaGATTGAAAaccaattttattaaattagtGGAGAGCAATAAGGATAATTCTCAtcatattgaagaattggTTGATAAACAAATTGAATTACAATTCGGTTCACTTGATAGTTTTGAAGATGACTCTGAAGGTGATCTTAATGGCACTAATTTCCAAtctaaaagaaaaaagaaaaaaaatacagtaagagataatatttcaaatatttctgtAACTTTAGGTGATGGAACTATTACTACCCAAGAaggtaataatttcaaagatAAATTGATCCCTCAATTGAACGATCTTCAACGAATGTATAAGATTAATAACAATGGTATGTCTATTGCTACATTGAAATTAGCTAAGGAATtctataataattcagaaGATGTTGACTTGATATTAGAGTTGAATCCCGAATTTgctgaaaataatagaattagTGCCGCAACAGCTGCCCTGGAAATAATTGAAGCTTTAAATCCTAAATTTGTTATGGATGGATATCAAAAAAACAGTAATAATCAAGTAACACATATTGCAGACTCACATGCCTTATCATTTGACAAATGTACTACAATACCGTTCAAACTAATCTTACCAAGAACACCAATGAATCAAATATCGAGCCAATTTAGTAGTGACATATTTCAAGTCAAAATGATGATATCATTgagatttattatcataacAAATAACAGCGAAACAcctataatatttaaaaattttgagGATAAGAATGGTATACTCTATCATTCGTCTGATAGCTTAGAGGGGGACGAATTCTCTTGCCGTGTACCACTTCCATTTTTACCATCTGACCATGCATTCGGTGGATGGTAG